The following coding sequences lie in one Pelecanus crispus isolate bPelCri1 chromosome 9, bPelCri1.pri, whole genome shotgun sequence genomic window:
- the TM4SF1 gene encoding transmembrane 4 L6 family member 1, translated as MCFGRCARCIGFKLLILAVLSIVANILLYFPNGETRFASDHHLGKYVECLHGILGGGVLVLIPAVVFIGLHNDDCCGCFGHEHCGKSCAMLSSVLAAFVGILGSGYCIIISALGLSHGPYCFTRLERSWIYPFAESTGGYLFEYSRWSECQEPQNIVQWNVTLFSILLVLGGIEFILCFIQIINGILGGLCGLCCSHEESPVKQFEHVVKNQYRSVGIAMA; from the exons ATGTGTTTTGGAAGGTGTGCTAGATGTATTGGGTTTAAGTTGCTCATCCTTGCCGTGCTCAGCATTGTGGccaatattttactttattttcccaATGGCGAAACAAGATTTGCTTCAGACCATCATCTCGGCAAATATGTGGAGTGCCTTCATGGCATTCTAGGTGGAGGCGTTTTG GTACTCATTCCAGCTGTAGTATTCATTGGGCTTCACAATGACGACTGCTGTGGGTGCTTTGgccatgagcactgtgggaAAAGCTGTGCG ATGTTGTCCTCGGTTCTGGCAGCCTTTGTTGGGATCCTTGGTTCTGGATACTGTATAATCATTTCAGCACTGGGCTTGTCTCATGGACCATATTGTTTTACTCGCCTAGAAAGAAGCTGGATCTATCCTTTCGCTGAATCCACTGGAGG GTACTTGTTTGAGTACAGCAGGTGGTCTGAATGTCAAGAACCTCAAAACATTGTGCAGTGGAACGTCACCCTCTTTTCCATCCTCCTTGTCTTGGGAGGAATAGAGTTCATTCTGTGCTTCATACAGATAATCAATGGCATTCTTGGAGGACTGTGTGGGTTGTGCTGCAGTCATGAGGAG AGTCCTGTTAAACAGTTTGAGCATGTTGTTAAAAATCAGTATCGTAGTGTTGGAATTGCAATGGCTTGA